AGGCTACAGCTGAATCAGTTTCTTCACTTCTAGCGACTCGAGCTTACCTTGTAATTCCGCTAAAAAAGCGTCGTGGTATGGCATCGCCATGTGTTCTTCCAGCGCCTGGGCTGACTTCCAGCGCTCGATAAAAACAAAGGCCCCCGGACGCCCTTCTTCTTCGTGCAGATCGTATTGCAGGCAGCCTGGCTCTTCGC
This genomic interval from Salmonella enterica subsp. enterica serovar Choleraesuis contains the following:
- a CDS encoding antibiotic biosynthesis monooxygenase, with translation MSEVKVVALIVAQPDKRDAVGKAVRAMVKPSREEPGCLQYDLHEEEGRPGAFVFIERWKSAQALEEHMAMPYHDAFLAELQGKLESLEVKKLIQL